The Martelella endophytica genome contains the following window.
GTGATCCACGCAACGCCGGCCATCGCACTGGCGCCGGTCTTCATGGTCATTCTGCCGCGCGATGCGATACCGGCCGCGATCTCGGCGCTCGCCGTCTTCTATCTGGTTTACGTGGCAACGACATCCGGCCTGGAAAGCGCCCACCGCGCCCATCAGGATCTGTTTTCCGTGCTCGGCGCCAGCCCGTTTTCCCGCTTTGCCCGCCTGGAACTCCCCGCGGCCCTCCCCTCGATCGTCTCCGGTCTGAAACTTGCCGTTCCGGTCGCCTTCATGGGCGCGATTGTCGGCGAATGGTTCGGCGCCTCGCGCGGGCTCGGCCTACTGATGATCTCCGGCATGCAGAATTTCCAGATTCCGATGCTGTGGTCGGCCGTGCTTCTGGCAACCCTGACCTCGCTTGTCGCCTATGGCCTGATGGGCCTTGCCGAGCGCGGCGTTCAGCAAAGGTACGGCCAATGACCGGAATCCGACGCTTCTTCGCCCGCAACTGGAGCATTCTCGCCGTCATCGCCGCATGGCAGGCCTGGGTTACGATTGCCGAACTCAATTCGATCGTTCTGCCCGGACCACTGCCGGTCGCCCGCGATATCGCCACCAATCCCGGGCTCTACCTTGCCAATGCGGCCCAGACGCTTGCCGTCTCGGCCAGCGGCCTCGTCATCGGCTTTGCGCTCGGTATTCTTGTCGCGGTGCTGGCATGGTGCTCGCGGCTCCTCTCCGGCATGCTGACGCCGATCGGGCTGATCTTTTCGTCGATCCCGATTGTCGCGCTCATTCCGATCCTCGCCCGCATTCTGGGCTACGACATATCGACCGTGGTGGCGATTGTCGCGGTATCGGCCTTCTTCCCGACCTTTGTTTTTGCGGGTGCGGGGCTGAACGATCTGCCGCGCGGCGCGCCCGATCTCTTCGCCGTCTTCGGTGCAAGCCGCATTCAGCGTTTCTATCGTCTGGTCCTGCCATCGGCGGTTCCCAACATGATGATCGCGCTTCGCCTCATCGTGCCGGAATCCGTCCTGGCCGCCATTCTTGCCGAGTTTCTGATGGGCCGCTCGGGCCTCGGCTTCCTGTTTCGCGAGGCAACCGGCCGCTTTGCCATGGAGCGTGCACTGGGCACGTCGCTGGTTGCCGCCGTCACCGCGATTATCTGCTTCTTCCTTGCGCAGCGGGCCGAACGCGCCGTCAAGGCGCGCTGGTCGTAAGCGCCGCAACCAATGGAGACTATGAAATGATCAAGGTTCAACAACCGCCGGATCCGTGGCAGCGTACGACCACGGAAAATGGCTTCGCCGCTGACGAGGTCATCTCCGCGCTGCAGAAATGCCTGCGCCGCGGCATGCTCGAAAACGCAATCCTGCTCGGCTGGGAAATGTTTCTCACCAGCCCCGAGATGGAAGAGATGATGTGGTCGCGCCTTTGCGTGATCGCCGTGGAAGACGTCGGCACCGGCAATCCCAACCTGCCAGTGATCGTTGAAACGCTCTACCAGCAGCACAAACGCTACCCCCGCCCGGTCGGCGACCGCTTCCTGTTTGCCGCCCATGTCATCCGCCTGATCGCGGGTTCGGAGAAGGAACGCACCTCGGACGACCTCGTCAACTGGGCCCGCCGTTCCGTCGAGCTTGGCGAAAACCTGCCGCAAATCCCGGATGTCGCGCTCGACATGCACACCGGACGCGGCCAGGAAATGGGGCGCGATTACCGCTTCTTCATGGAAGAGGCCTCGAAGGTCATTCCCGAAAAGGCCGGTCGTGACACCAAGTGGCGTGAATGGATCCTCGCCGCTCTGGACGCGGGCAAACTGAAATGAGCGCACGCAAGAAGGTTTATATCGCAGGCCCCGACGTGTTTTTCGAAAACGC
Protein-coding sequences here:
- a CDS encoding ABC transporter permease gives rise to the protein MTGIRRFFARNWSILAVIAAWQAWVTIAELNSIVLPGPLPVARDIATNPGLYLANAAQTLAVSASGLVIGFALGILVAVLAWCSRLLSGMLTPIGLIFSSIPIVALIPILARILGYDISTVVAIVAVSAFFPTFVFAGAGLNDLPRGAPDLFAVFGASRIQRFYRLVLPSAVPNMMIALRLIVPESVLAAILAEFLMGRSGLGFLFREATGRFAMERALGTSLVAAVTAIICFFLAQRAERAVKARWS
- a CDS encoding ABC transporter permease gives rise to the protein MRFARKASHALPGLLGVVAFLGAWQLIGVYRLAGFTWPPLTTVIAYLADPAHHTLLARAAAASFSSVGIGYGLGLLIGLAIAMLVRIIRPAREGIDQLVAVIHATPAIALAPVFMVILPRDAIPAAISALAVFYLVYVATTSGLESAHRAHQDLFSVLGASPFSRFARLELPAALPSIVSGLKLAVPVAFMGAIVGEWFGASRGLGLLMISGMQNFQIPMLWSAVLLATLTSLVAYGLMGLAERGVQQRYGQ
- a CDS encoding ATPase AAA; this encodes MIKVQQPPDPWQRTTTENGFAADEVISALQKCLRRGMLENAILLGWEMFLTSPEMEEMMWSRLCVIAVEDVGTGNPNLPVIVETLYQQHKRYPRPVGDRFLFAAHVIRLIAGSEKERTSDDLVNWARRSVELGENLPQIPDVALDMHTGRGQEMGRDYRFFMEEASKVIPEKAGRDTKWREWILAALDAGKLK